GAATCGGTCTATATTCCGACTAACGACCGGGCAACATTATGTGTTTCTTCGCAGGTAGGCTGTAAGATGAATTGTCTGTTCTGTATGACAGGCAAACAAGGATTCACAACCAATCTTACCTCCAATCAGATATTGAATCAGATTCAGTCTCTTCCGGAGTCGGATTCGTTGACCAATCTGGTCTTTATGGGGATGGGAGAACCTTTGGATAACGTTGACGAACTGTTCAAAGCACTTGAAATCCTCACGTCGTCTTATGGATATGGCTGGAGTCCCAAAAGGATAACCGTCTCCACTATTGGGGTTATAAAAGGACTGAAACGTTTTCTGGAAGAGAGTGATTGCCACCTGGCAGTCAGCTTGCATTCTCCTTTCCATGAGGAGCGTTTGTCTTTGATGCCTGTAGAAAAGGCGTATCCGGCGCAGGAAGTCATTGATCTGATTAAACAATATGACTTTTCCCATCAGCGTCGCGTTTCTTTTGAATATATAGTTTTTAAAAATTTAAATGATAGTCCGAAACATGCTAAGGCTTTGATTGGTTTATTAAAAGGAATGGAATGCCGGGTGAACCTGATACGTTTTCATGCTATACCCAATGTCCCGTTGGAAAGTTCGGATTTGGCGAAAATGGAAATATTCCGTGATACCCTGAATAATGCCGGGCTCGTTTGTACAATCCGGGCTTCAAGAGGAGAAGATATATTTGCCGCTTGTGGGATGCTGTCAACGGCAAAAAAGCAACAAAATGGATAGAAGGCAGATCATTTAATGGAAAAGAACTATATTTGTGTAATAAAAAACGAATGGGTATGAAAAAGATTTCTTTACTGATTAGCTTATGTATGTTTCTGGTATTGCTGGGATCATGTAGCTCAGGTCCGGTTGGAAAACGGGCCACTGGCCTCGCTTACGAGGTTGTTGTAGTAATGAAAAAAGCAAACTGGGATGGCCCTTCGGGAAAGGCTATTAAGCAAGAACTGACATCAGATGTCCCAGGTCTTCCTCAATCTGAACCTGCATTAAAAATAACTTATGTAGATCCTTCTCAATTTGACGGGTTGTTGACTTATGTCCGCAATATCCTGATCGTAAACATAGATCCTGCCATTTATACGAAGGCTTCGCTGAGCTATGAAAATGATCGCTGGGCAAAAGGCCAGGTGGTTGTTACCTTGAATGCTCCTTCTCCGGAAGCAATCATCGAATATGCACAGGCACATCCGAGAGCGCTTGTAGACTTCTTTGTAAAAGTCGAAATGAACCGGGCTGTAGCTCAGTTGGAAAAAGATTATAGTACGGTGGTTATGGAGAACTTGAAGGATAAGTACGACCTGATGCTGAATGCTCCGGCTAACATGACTTACTATCGGGATACGACAGACTTTTTCTGGGCATCCAATAATGCCAATACCGGACGTACGGATTTGATTGTATATACTTTCCCTTATACGGACCCGAATACGTTCACTGCCGATTATTTGGTGGCGAAACGTGACTCGGTGCTGAAAGCGAATCTGCCGGGTGCTTTTCCCGATTCATATATGACGACAGAATCCCGGTTTGGCGTTGAGTACACGCCGATCACGGTGAATGGAAAGTATTGCGGTGTGTTGCGTGGTTTGTGGAAGATGGTTGGCGATATGATGGGAGGACCGTTTGTCAGTCATGTCCGTCTCGATGAAAAGAACAACCGCGTAGTTGTTGCCGAAGGGTTTGTCTTTGCTCCTGAAACAGATAAACGTAACTTTATCCGCCGTGCCGAAGCTGCTTTATATACTCTTCGCCTGCCGGGTGAATTTGATAAATCAGTAGAAGAAAAGCTTGACATTCCGGAAAGTAAGAAATAAACAAACATAATACATGGAAGAACGATTGATAAAGGTGGGCATTACCCACGGGGATATAAATGGTATCGGATATGAAGTGATACTTAAAACATTTTCAGATGCCAGGGTTGCTGAACTTTGTACTCCGGTCATATACGGATCGTCGAAGATCGCAGCTTATCACCGGAAAGCGTTGGAGTTGCCTCCTGTGAATATGAATATCATCTCTCAGGCAGAAGATGCCGGAATTAACCGGGTGAATATCATTAACTGTGTGGATGATGAGACAAAAGTAGAATTATCGCAGTCGACATCGATAGCAGGAGAAGCTGCATTCCTGGCATTGGAAGCAGCCGTTACCGATTTGAAAAGGGGAGCGGTGGATGTTTTGCTGACAGCTCCGATCAATAAACATAATATTCAGAATGATCAGTTCCATTTTCCGGGACATACCGAATATCTGGAAGAACGTTTTGGCGGTGTAGGACGGAAAGCCTTGATGATCCTGATGAAAGATGGTTTGCGTGTCGCTTTGGTGACCGGGCATATTCCACTTTCTGAGGTCCCTTCAAAAATAACCGTAGAGGATATTGTGTCGAAGCTGCGTATATTCAATCAATCGCTCAAACAGGATTTTGGGATTGTGAAACCTCGTATTGCCGTTCTTTCCTTGAATCCGCATGCAGGCGATGACGGTTTGTTGGGAAAAGAGGAGGAAACGATCATACTGCCGGCTATGGAAGAAGCTGAAAGAAGAGGTGTGATGTCTTTCGGGCCGTATGCGGCAGACGGATTTTTCGGTTCTCAAATGTATGATAAGTTCGACGGAGTACTGGCCATGTACCATGACCAGGGCCTGGCACCCTTCAAAACGCTGGCAATGGATGACGGTGTTAATTATACGGCCGGCCTGTCGATCGTACGAACTTCTCCGGCACATGGGACTGCCTATGACATCGCCGGACAGAATGTTGCATCTGAAGAATCGTTTCGCCAGGCTTTGTATGCCGCTCTCGATATTTACCGTAACCGGTTGATCTATCGTGAGGCGACGGCAAATCCGCTCCGAAAACAATATTTCGATAAGGGCGGCGACAATGAAAAACTGGATCTTACCAAAGATGATGATGCAGAGGTTTGTTCTCAATAAATAATAAAGAA
This is a stretch of genomic DNA from Parabacteroides chongii. It encodes these proteins:
- the rlmN gene encoding 23S rRNA (adenine(2503)-C(2))-methyltransferase RlmN, which gives rise to MQEKRRLLGMTLDELKEVAAQVGLPGYAAKQMADWLYKKKVTAIKEMTNIAVAKRTLLEESFEIGAVPPVDCMKSVDGTIKYLFAAGPGNFVESVYIPTNDRATLCVSSQVGCKMNCLFCMTGKQGFTTNLTSNQILNQIQSLPESDSLTNLVFMGMGEPLDNVDELFKALEILTSSYGYGWSPKRITVSTIGVIKGLKRFLEESDCHLAVSLHSPFHEERLSLMPVEKAYPAQEVIDLIKQYDFSHQRRVSFEYIVFKNLNDSPKHAKALIGLLKGMECRVNLIRFHAIPNVPLESSDLAKMEIFRDTLNNAGLVCTIRASRGEDIFAACGMLSTAKKQQNG
- a CDS encoding DUF4837 family protein, translated to MKKISLLISLCMFLVLLGSCSSGPVGKRATGLAYEVVVVMKKANWDGPSGKAIKQELTSDVPGLPQSEPALKITYVDPSQFDGLLTYVRNILIVNIDPAIYTKASLSYENDRWAKGQVVVTLNAPSPEAIIEYAQAHPRALVDFFVKVEMNRAVAQLEKDYSTVVMENLKDKYDLMLNAPANMTYYRDTTDFFWASNNANTGRTDLIVYTFPYTDPNTFTADYLVAKRDSVLKANLPGAFPDSYMTTESRFGVEYTPITVNGKYCGVLRGLWKMVGDMMGGPFVSHVRLDEKNNRVVVAEGFVFAPETDKRNFIRRAEAALYTLRLPGEFDKSVEEKLDIPESKK
- the pdxA gene encoding 4-hydroxythreonine-4-phosphate dehydrogenase PdxA, whose amino-acid sequence is MEERLIKVGITHGDINGIGYEVILKTFSDARVAELCTPVIYGSSKIAAYHRKALELPPVNMNIISQAEDAGINRVNIINCVDDETKVELSQSTSIAGEAAFLALEAAVTDLKRGAVDVLLTAPINKHNIQNDQFHFPGHTEYLEERFGGVGRKALMILMKDGLRVALVTGHIPLSEVPSKITVEDIVSKLRIFNQSLKQDFGIVKPRIAVLSLNPHAGDDGLLGKEEETIILPAMEEAERRGVMSFGPYAADGFFGSQMYDKFDGVLAMYHDQGLAPFKTLAMDDGVNYTAGLSIVRTSPAHGTAYDIAGQNVASEESFRQALYAALDIYRNRLIYREATANPLRKQYFDKGGDNEKLDLTKDDDAEVCSQ